One window from the genome of Oncorhynchus gorbuscha isolate QuinsamMale2020 ecotype Even-year linkage group LG14, OgorEven_v1.0, whole genome shotgun sequence encodes:
- the LOC123995855 gene encoding glutamate receptor-interacting protein 1-like — translation MAGESVTLKIKKQGDLASPKQPSVSGHLSDVMLSDVEDEAGLGGLGNQAESQKLGKLSDLYSTTIPSVDSAVESWDGSAIDTTFNTQAPGFQASGYSFHSHEWRNAKPSQGSLSPSAPARDTTSWQTWASAAANGTDPPPANAFTVGHDGTEPDQEENFWSQALEDLETCGQSGILRELEVNKEPKWLRAN, via the exons ATGGCTGGAGAGTCTGTCACACTGAAGATCAAGAAACAGGGAGACT tGGCCAGTCCCAAGCAGCCGTCGGTGTCTGGTCATCTCAGTGATGTGATGCTGAGTGATGTGGAGGACGAGGCAGGGTTAGGCGGGCTGGGAAACCAGGCAGAGAGCCAGAAACTTGGGAAGCTCTCTGACCTCTACTCCACCACCATCCCCTCTGTGGACTCAGCCGTGGAGTCCTGGGACGGCTCGGCCATAGACACCACCTTCAACACccagg CCCCAGGTTTCCAGGCGTCTGGCTACAGCTTCCACAGCCATGAGTGGAGGAACGCCAAGCCCAGCCAGGGCAGCCTGTCCCCGTCAGCACCCGCCAGAGACACAACGTCCTGGCAGACCTGGGCCTCAGCGGCGGCGAATGGGACAGACCCACCGCCGGCGAATGC GTTCACTGTGGGTCATGACGGGACCGAGCCGGACCAGGAAGAGAACTTCTGGTCTCAGGCCCTGGAAGATCTAGAGACCTGTGGCCAGTCTGGCATCCTGAGGGAACTGGAGGTAAACAAGGAGCCAAAATGGCTGAG GGCCAATTGA